The following proteins are co-located in the Primulina tabacum isolate GXHZ01 chromosome 11, ASM2559414v2, whole genome shotgun sequence genome:
- the LOC142518020 gene encoding pre-mRNA-processing factor 19-like, with product MNCSISGEVPEEPVVTKNSGLLFEKRLIERHILDYGKCPITGESLTMEDIVPIKTGKIVKPRPVQAASIPGMLGMFQIEWDGLMLSNFALEQQLHTARQELSHALYQHDAACRVIARLKKERDEARSLLAQAERQIPLSFAAPNAANDAPLSNGKRAAEEDDMSPDGKRMRPGISSSIISELTDCNAALSQQRKKRQIPSTLAPVDALEKFTQLNSHPLHRTNKPGILSLDIQYSKDIIVTAGVDSNAVVFDRPSGQIVSTLSGHSKKVTNVKFATEAEFIVTGSADKTVRVWQGSENGNYDCRHILKDHTAEVQAVTIHATNNYFVTASLDSTWCFYDLASGLCLTQVEDASGSSEGYTSAAFHPDGLILGTGTTGAIVKIWDVKSQANVARFDGHIGAVTSISFSENGYFLATAAQDGVKLWDLRKLRNFRTFSPYEENTPTQSVEFDHSGNYLAIGGSDIRVYQVANVKSEWNCIKTFPDLSGTGKATCVKFGPDAKYIAVGSMDRNLRIFGLPEEDGPSES from the exons ATGAATTGTTCCA TTTCCGGAGAGGTTCCAGAGGAACCTGTCGTCACGAAGAATTCAGGTCTTCTCTTCGAGAAACGCTTAATCGAGCGCCACATCTTG GATTATGGAAAATGTCCAATTACTGGAGAATCCCTGACAATGGAAGATATTGTTCCAATCAAGACTGGGAAG ATAGTGAAGCCCAGACCAGTGCAAGCTGCAAGCATTCCTGGAATGCTGGGAATGTTTCAGATC GAATGGGATGGCTTGATGCTATCAAATTTTGCGCTGGAGCAACAATTACATACTGCAAGGCAAGAGCTAAGTCATGCATTATATCAG CATGATGCAGCATGTCGTGTTATTGCAAGATTGAAGAAGGAAAGGGATGAGGCTAGGTCATTACTGGCACAGGCTGAAAGACAGATTCCCTTATCATTTGCTGCTCCAAATGCAGCAAATGATGCTCCATTAAGCAATGGGAAAAGAG CTGCTGAGGAAGATGATATGAGCCCAGATGGGAAAAGAATGCGTCCAGGAATCTCGAGTAGTATTATTTCCGAGCTTACAGACTGTAATGCTGCTCTTTCACAACAAAGGAAAAAGCGCCAG ATACCTTCGACATTGGCTCCTGTTGATGCTTTGGAGAAGTTCACTCAACTTAACAGTCACCCTCTTCATCGAACTAATAAACCTGGCATATTGTCTTTGGATATTCAGTATTCCAAG GACATCATTGTCACTGCTGGGGTGGATTCAAATGCTGTAGTCTTTGATAGGCCCTCAGGACAGATAGTATCGACTCTCAGTGGTCATTCAAAAAAG GTCACAAATGTCAAATTTGCTACTGAGGCTGAATTCATAGTTACTGGCTCTGCTGATAAG ACAGTTCGAGTGTGGCAAGGATCTGAAAATGGAAACTATGATTGTAGGCATATTTTGAAGGATCATACTGCTGAG GTGCAAGCTGTTACAATTCATGCCACCAATAACTACTTTGTTACGGCTTCTCTTGATAGCACGTGGTGCTTCTATGATCTAGCTTCTGGTTTATGCCTTActcag GTTGAGGACGCTTCTGGATCTTCTGAAGGCTACACATCTGCAGCTTTTCACCCAGATGGTCTCATCCTTGGAACTGGTACCACTGGGGCTATTGTTAAGATTTGGGATGTGAAGAGTCAG GCGAATGTTGCGAGATTTGATGGGCATATTGGAGCAGTGACTTCCAtttcattttcagaaaatggtTACTTCCTTGCG ACTGCTGCTCAAGATGGTGTTAAGTTGTGGGATCTACGAAAATTGAGGAACTTTAGGACTTTCTCTCCATATGAGGAGAATACACCTACACAATCAG TGGAATTTGATCATAGTGGAAATTACCTTGCAATAGGAGGATCGGACATTAG AGTTTATCAAGTTGCCAATGTCAAATCTGAATGGAATTGTATCAAGACATTCCCTGATTTGTCAGGCACAG GCAAAGCAACATGCGTAAAATTTGGCCCTGATGCAAAATACATCGCTGTTGGCTCTATGGATAGAAATCTCAGAATATTTGGACTTCCCGAGGAGGATGGTCCATCAGAATCTTGA
- the LOC142518089 gene encoding uncharacterized protein LOC142518089 isoform X1, whose amino-acid sequence MAAPASSQSSVSNSQVSATHSSLAKVEPPADESKEIMGSEEQSKESIKDPIDIMEADEPTEKLQRYEADYKQYLMSKYFTDKTIFGGNIFDVKMNIDGHTTTAARLPPFQSYLDPASFDDQNNKGSVPPAETTAGSNSDGKPEIP is encoded by the exons ATGGCGGCACCAGCTTCGTCACAAAGCTCGGTTTCCAACTCCCAAGTCTCCGCCACACATTCTTCTTTAGCCAAAGTTGAACCGCCGGCG gatgaatCCAAGGAGATAATGGGTTCTGAGGAGCAAAGCAAAGAGTCCATTAAAGACCCAATCGA catcATGGAGGCAGATGAACCCACCGAAAAGTTGCAGAGATATGAGGCTGATTACAAACAATATCTGATGTCCAAATATTTCACAGACAAGACTATCTTTGGAGGCAATATATTTGACGTGAAAATGAATATAGACGGACACACTACTACAGCAGCGAG GTTGCCTCCTTTCCAATCTTATCTAGATCCAGCAAGTTTTGACGATCAGAACAACAAAGGATCGGTTCCTCCAGCAGAAACCACAGCCGGCAGCAATTCAGATGGGAAGCCCGAGATTCCATGA
- the LOC142518089 gene encoding uncharacterized protein LOC142518089 isoform X2, which produces MAAPASSQSSVSNSQVSATHSSLAKVEPPDESKEIMGSEEQSKESIKDPIDIMEADEPTEKLQRYEADYKQYLMSKYFTDKTIFGGNIFDVKMNIDGHTTTAARLPPFQSYLDPASFDDQNNKGSVPPAETTAGSNSDGKPEIP; this is translated from the exons ATGGCGGCACCAGCTTCGTCACAAAGCTCGGTTTCCAACTCCCAAGTCTCCGCCACACATTCTTCTTTAGCCAAAGTTGAACCGCCG gatgaatCCAAGGAGATAATGGGTTCTGAGGAGCAAAGCAAAGAGTCCATTAAAGACCCAATCGA catcATGGAGGCAGATGAACCCACCGAAAAGTTGCAGAGATATGAGGCTGATTACAAACAATATCTGATGTCCAAATATTTCACAGACAAGACTATCTTTGGAGGCAATATATTTGACGTGAAAATGAATATAGACGGACACACTACTACAGCAGCGAG GTTGCCTCCTTTCCAATCTTATCTAGATCCAGCAAGTTTTGACGATCAGAACAACAAAGGATCGGTTCCTCCAGCAGAAACCACAGCCGGCAGCAATTCAGATGGGAAGCCCGAGATTCCATGA
- the LOC142518088 gene encoding uncharacterized protein LOC142518088 — protein MIAIKDGISDKLSRLFSDSPSSQTLDQESEAGPCAKDGKSVSSMLSFILPSFGWFRTNGHKNEVKSMESSNSFKWKSKSFSWKDKPLDAHSKCNLVHENRESKNLNEENGFTWSINQNNKLSGSPLEYGEPGSGRSTSSSSDIFEAAVSPHGFENSMSTLMDDSLFISPHLHQFFESSLPNIVKGCQWVLLYSAVRHGISLRTLIRNTSGHSGPCLLITGDKQGAVFGGLLDCPLTATAKRKYQGTTQTFVFTTVHGEPTLFRPTGANRYFYLCLNDLLALGGGANFALCLNEDLLSGTTGPCETFGNSCLAHEQEFEVKNVELWGFTHASQYLH, from the exons ATGATTGCTATAAAAGACGGGATCTCAGATAAGCTTTCAAGACTGTTCTCTGATTCACCATCGTCTCAAACGTTAGATCAAGAATCTGAG GCCGGACCGTGTGCTAAGGATGGGAAATCTGTGTCTTCTATGCTTTCCTTCATTCTACCGTCTTTTGGGTGGTTCAGAACAAATGGACACAAAAATGAGGTCAAATCAATGGAATCATCAAATTCATTTAAATGGAAAAGTAAAAGTTTTTCATGGAAAGATAAACCCTTGGATGCACATTCCAAATGCAATCTTGTACACGAAAATAGGGAGAGTAAAAATTTGAATGAAGAAAATGGCTTTACTTGGAGCATAAATCAGAATAACAAACTGTCAGGTAGCCCGTTAGAATATGGTGAACCTGGATCTGGGAGAAGCACTAGTAGCAGCTCTGATATATTTGAAGCTGCCGTTAGCCCGCATGGTTTTGAAAATTCCATGTCCACTCTCATGGATGATTCTCTTTTTATTTCACCACATTTGCATCAATTCTTTGAGTCATCCCTTCCTAATATTGTGAAAGGGTGCCAATGGGTCTTGTTGTACAG TGCTGTGAGACATGGTATATCACTTCGTACGCTCATCCGAAATACTTCTGGCCACTCTGGTCCTTGTCTATTG ATTACTGGTGATAAACAAGGTGCCGTGTTTGGTGGGTTGCTAGATTGCCCTCTTACGGCAACTGCAAAAAGGAAGTACCAA GGAACAACTCAAACTTTTGTTTTCACAACTGTACATGGTGAACCAACGCTATTTAGGCCAACTG GTGCCAATAGATATTTTTATCTGTGCTTGAATGACTTGCTTGCCCTTGGAGGAGGTGCAAACTTTGCCTTGTGCTTGAATGAAGATCT ATTGTCTGGAACCACTGGACCTTGCGAGACGTTTGGCAACTCGTGTTTGGCTCatgaacaagagtttgaagtgaaAAATGTAGAG CTGTGGGGTTTTACACACGCATCTCAATACCTACATTGA
- the LOC142519111 gene encoding plasmodesmata-located protein 2-like, which produces MEFPRNPLSFFRLFLLISTIFELTSLSKSADDYTTLVYKGCANQPLSDPSGVYSQAISSLYGTLIAQSSKAKFFKTTAGASQSTINGLFQCSGDLSNVDCYNCVSGLPVLIDKLCGKAIAARVQLSGCYMLYEVAGFQQVSGMQMLYKSCSATNIGGAGFEERRDTALSSLENGMITSSDGFYTASYESVFAVGQCEGDVGASDCVVCVQNAVQRAQVECGSSISGKIYLQKCFISYSYYPNGVPKKSSSSASSSSYTSPSSSGSSPNTGKTVAIILGGAAGVGFLVICLLFARGLAKRKDDH; this is translated from the exons ATGGAATTTCCCAGGAATCCACTCTCTTTCTTCAGACTTTTTCTGCTCATTTCAACCATTTTTGAGCTCACCTCACTATCCAAATCTGCTGATGATTACACCACCTTAGTATACAAGGGTTGTGCTAATCAGCCTTTATCAGATCCGTCTGGGGTTTATTCACAAGCAATTTCATCCCTTTATGGCACCCTCATTGCACAATCCTCAAAGGCCAAATTTTTCAAGACTACCGCTGGCGCTTCTCAGTCGACAATCAACGGCCTTTTCCAATGCAGTGGCGACTTGTCAAATGTTGATTGCTACAACTGTGTAAGCGGCTTGCCTGTTCTCATAGACAAGCTCTGTGGCAAGGCTATTGCGGCTAGAGTTCAGCTTTCTGGGTGCTACATGCTGTACGAGGTTGCGGGGTTCCAACAAGTTTCTGGGATGCAAATGTTGTACAAGAGTTGTAGTGCAACAAATATCGGAGGGGCTGGATTTGAGGAGAGGAGGGACACTGCCTTATCTTCACTTGAAAATGGCATGATTACTAGTAGCGATGGTTTTTATACAGCAAGTTATGAATCTGTTTTTGCAGTGGGGCAGTGCGAGGGTGATGTTGGAGCTTCTGATTGTGTGGTCTGTGTGCAAAATGCTGTCCAGAGAGCTCAGGTCGAGTGTGGAAGCTCCATTTCTGGCAAAATCTATCTCCAGAAATGCTTCATTAGTTATAGTTATTATCCAAATGGAGTCCCTAAAAAATCTTCTTCTtctgcttcttcttcttcatatactTCTCCTTCTTCATCAG GGTCAAGTCCAAATACAGGGAAGACTGTGGCTATAATATTAGGGGGGGCAGCAGGAGTTGGGTTTTTGGTAATTTGCTTGCTGTTTGCAAGAGGTTTGGCAAAGAGAAAAGATG ATCACTGA
- the LOC142519556 gene encoding putative pentatricopeptide repeat-containing protein At5g52630 gives MTSLQTDPRCMHAQAIKTSITPAPQNIAFFNNLITLYSNSNLHSLALRLFNSIPCPNTVTWTSIISAFSASPLAIRLWLSMLRQSATILPNARTIASLLKTCAFLNYNSIGPQLQALSFKLSLYENAFVGSAFVSLYCKTRDLDSARKVFDELSVRDEVCFGAIINGLAQNKRPIDALRLFAETRREDALSSFHSLSGALCAAAGVAMLEQCRIIHGHAVVIGMDSDVYIGTGLIDGYGKCGLVEEARMVFNELEVGLNIAGWNAMMAGYAQQGSVDLVVELFCVMERRGMKPDEYSFLAVLTAFYNAGMDMESERWFNRMKLQHGLEPRIEHYTCLVGVIGRAGRLEEAEKVALTMPYEPDTAVWRVLLSSCVSNRNAKMAVRMSSKLLEMDPDDDSALVILANTFASTERWDGVKEVWKMMNDRRLRKEIGRSWIEVQGSICVFFAGDTRHPRKDEIYTKLTALMDEIENLGYVPILDETLHEVDAEEKRASLWHHSEKLAVAFGLLGGVTPPGKPLRIVKNLRICKDCHEAFRYISTVTKREIIVRDAHRYHRFSNGTCNCGNIW, from the coding sequence ATGACTTCACTACAGACTGACCCACGATGCATGCACGCGCAAGCAATCAAGACAAGCATAACCCCCGCACCCCAAAACATAGCATTCTTCAACAATCTCATCACCCTTTACTCCAACTCCAATCTCCACTCCCTCGCCCTCCGCCTCTTCAACTCCATACCCTGCCCAAACACCGTCACATGGACTTCCATAATCTCTGCATTCTCAGCCTCCCCACTCGCCATCCGTCTCTGGCTTTCCATGCTAAGACAGTCCGCCACAATTCTTCCCAACGCACGCACAATTGCTTCCTTGCTCAAAACATGTGCTTTCTTGAACTATAATTCAATTGGCCCACAACTTCAAGCGCTTTCATTTAAACTTTCTTTGTATGAAAACGCTTTTGTTGGTTCTGCTTTTGTTTCTTTGTACTGTAAGACGAGGGATCTGGATTCTGCACGTAAGGTGTTCGATGAACTGTCTGTGCGTGATGAGGTTTGTTTTGGTGCTATAATTAATGGGTTGGCTCAAAATAAGAGGCCCATTGACGCTTTAAGGCTCTTCGCTGAGACGAGGAGAGAGGATGCATTGTCATCATTTCATAGCTTATCCGGGGCGTTGTGTGCTGCGGCGGGGGTGGCAATGCTCGAGCAATGTAGGATCATTCATGGGCATGCGGTGGTGATTGGAATGGACTCAGATGTGTACATAGGGACCGGGTTGATCGATGGGTATGGAAAGTGCGGACTCGTGGAGGAGGCGAGGATGGTGTTTAATGAGTTGGAGGTTGGGTTGAACATAGCTGGGTGGAATGCGATGATGGCAGGGTATGCACAACAAGGGAGCGTTGACCTTGTGGTTGAGCTTTTTTGTGTAATGGAAAGACGAGGAATGAAGCCGGATGAATATAGTTTTTTGGCAGTCTTGACAGCATTCTACAATGCAGGTATGGATATGGAATCTGAAAGGTGGTTCAATAGAATGAAACTGCAGCATGGATTGGAACCGAGGATTGAGCACTACACATGTTTAGTTGGAGTAATAGGGAGGGCAGGAAGGCTAGAGGAGGCAGAAAAAGTTGCTTTGACAATGCCATATGAACCTGATACAGCTGTGTGGAGAGTGTTGTTGTCAAGTTGTGTGAGCAATAGAAACGCCAAGATGGCTGTGAGAATGAGCAGTAAATTGTTGGAAATGGACCCCGATGATGACTCAGCTTTGGTGATTTTGGCAAATACGTTTGCAAGCACTGAAAGGTGGGATGGGGTTAAAGAAGTATGGAAGATGATGAATGATAGGAGACTGAGAAAGGAGATTGGGAGGAGTTGGATTGAAGTACAGGGATCGATTTGTGTATTCTTCGCTGGAGATACAAGGCATCCTAGGAAGGACGAGATCTATACAAAGTTGACAGCGTTGATGGACGAGATAGAAAATTTAGGATATGTACCAATTTTGGATGAGACGTTGCATGAAGTAGACGCAGAAGAAAAGAGGGCGTCgctctggcatcacagtgaaaAATTGGCAGTGGCTTTCGGTTTATTGGGTGGGGTTACACCACCTGGAAAGCCTTTGAGGATTGTAAAGAATTTGAGGATCTGTAAAGATTGCCATGAGGCATTCAGGTATATTAGCACGGTGACGAAGAGGGAGATCATAGTGAGAGATGCACACCGATACCATAGGTTCTCAAATGGAACTTGTAATTGTGGTAATATCTGGTAG